A genomic region of Halobacteriovorax sp. DA5 contains the following coding sequences:
- a CDS encoding MepB family protein, with protein MHEEAQEYNGCSYIYEGKYYIQRSSKVTPKKVGQFVTLWKRDESGKTIPYHLNDPLDYVLIICDTESEQGYFLFPKDALVKKGILSSEYKEGKRGFRLYPKWDQATSKQAISSQKWQLDYFFNGTFQGIR; from the coding sequence ATTCATGAGGAAGCGCAGGAATATAATGGTTGTTCATATATATATGAAGGAAAGTACTATATTCAACGATCTTCCAAAGTAACACCTAAGAAAGTTGGCCAATTTGTCACATTGTGGAAGAGAGACGAAAGTGGAAAAACAATACCATACCACTTAAATGACCCTCTCGATTATGTTTTGATTATTTGCGATACAGAAAGTGAACAGGGTTACTTCTTATTTCCAAAAGATGCTCTAGTGAAAAAAGGTATTCTCTCTAGTGAATATAAAGAAGGAAAGCGTGGATTTCGTCTTTACCCCAAATGGGATCAAGCTACTAGTAAACAGGCTATCAGTTCACAAAAATGGCAACTCGATTATTTCTTTAATGGAACTTTTCAAGGGATTCGTTAG
- a CDS encoding EamA family transporter yields MKRLILVTVLWAFSFSLIGQYIAGKMDTYLAIFLRLLFAFLVFVPFLNFRNIFRVESLKTMLIGILQIGVMYLFYYNSFKYLSVSEVALFTISTPLIISIIGNIIERRFILRQLFSVFLVVFGAAIIKWSEISNDYIIGFLLVQGANICFGLGQVLYRKIISEQNQMQKFALFFLGALIPISFVLISRSTFANLSQITSLQWGVLLWLGFIASGVCYYLWNTGSKQVSYGELAVMNNAVIPAAILVNVFFWGAKIQWTSFLLGAFIIICGILIENRRTQDC; encoded by the coding sequence ATGAAAAGATTAATACTTGTTACAGTTTTATGGGCATTTTCATTTAGTCTAATAGGGCAATATATTGCTGGTAAGATGGATACCTATCTGGCCATATTTCTAAGACTCCTTTTCGCATTCTTAGTGTTTGTTCCATTTTTAAATTTTAGAAATATTTTTAGAGTAGAATCTCTTAAGACAATGCTCATTGGAATATTGCAAATCGGAGTGATGTACCTCTTTTATTACAATTCCTTTAAGTATCTATCAGTATCAGAAGTAGCACTTTTTACTATTTCAACACCTCTCATTATTTCAATTATTGGAAATATTATTGAGAGACGCTTTATCTTAAGACAGCTCTTCAGTGTTTTCTTAGTTGTTTTTGGTGCGGCCATCATAAAGTGGAGTGAGATCTCAAATGACTATATTATCGGCTTCTTACTTGTTCAGGGAGCAAATATCTGTTTTGGACTAGGACAGGTTCTTTATCGCAAGATAATCTCTGAACAAAATCAGATGCAAAAATTTGCACTGTTCTTTTTAGGTGCCCTTATTCCAATCTCATTTGTTTTAATCTCTAGATCAACCTTCGCAAATCTTTCACAAATTACATCCTTGCAGTGGGGAGTCTTGTTGTGGTTAGGCTTTATTGCATCTGGTGTGTGTTACTATCTTTGGAATACTGGTTCTAAGCAAGTTTCATACGGAGAACTCGCTGTTATGAATAATGCAGTTATCCCTGCAGCTATACTTGTTAACGTCTTCTTCTGGGGAGCAAAGATTCAATGGACATCATTTCTACTCGGTGCTTTCATTATAATTTGTGGTATTTTGATTGAAAATAGGAGAACTCAAGATTGTTAA
- a CDS encoding NCS2 family permease: MKANSIRTEVIAGITTFLTMSYIIFVNPLILSSDGTGMSFSAVMTGTILASFVATLLMGLIAKLPFALAPGMGLNAFFTYTLILDQKIPWEQALGLVFWSGVVFVILSVTPFREKLVKSIPKNLRMAMAVGIGIFLAFIGLKNTGIIIDHPVTLVQTAPLSSEGGAVILGFVLIIALFKKNIPGSLLIGIFFTWTLGALFGKSTLPENFFATPDFSYFMQADILGAIKIAYIPSILTLMMTDLFDSLSTFIGVAETANLKNEKGEIKNMKQALTVDALATLFSAFFGTSTTTTFVESSAGVSVGGRTGLTSVITAICFLPFLFLAPFAQSIPSYATAPVLIFVGILMFKNISSINFEKFEEMIPAFLCIVLIPLSFSITTGIMWGLFVHTILYIVAGRIKDLSLTECLLSIVAGLYIIFH, encoded by the coding sequence ATGAAAGCAAATAGTATTCGCACAGAAGTCATTGCAGGAATCACAACCTTCTTAACGATGAGTTATATTATTTTTGTTAATCCACTCATCTTATCATCAGATGGCACGGGAATGTCTTTTTCTGCTGTTATGACAGGGACTATCCTGGCCAGTTTCGTTGCAACACTTCTTATGGGTCTCATCGCAAAGCTACCTTTTGCCCTTGCTCCTGGAATGGGGCTTAATGCTTTCTTTACTTATACATTAATTCTCGACCAAAAAATTCCCTGGGAGCAAGCCTTGGGCCTGGTCTTTTGGTCAGGTGTTGTCTTTGTTATCTTGTCAGTGACGCCATTTAGAGAGAAGTTAGTTAAATCGATTCCAAAGAACTTAAGAATGGCCATGGCCGTTGGGATCGGTATTTTCCTTGCATTCATTGGTCTTAAGAATACCGGCATTATCATTGACCATCCAGTAACACTTGTTCAAACAGCACCGCTTTCAAGTGAGGGGGGAGCAGTCATCCTTGGCTTTGTTCTTATTATTGCCTTATTTAAGAAGAATATTCCTGGAAGTCTTCTGATAGGGATATTTTTTACTTGGACACTAGGAGCTCTCTTTGGAAAGTCGACTCTTCCTGAAAACTTCTTTGCAACTCCTGACTTTAGCTACTTTATGCAAGCAGATATCTTGGGGGCCATAAAGATTGCTTATATCCCAAGTATTCTCACTCTTATGATGACTGATCTTTTTGATTCATTATCGACTTTCATTGGAGTTGCAGAGACAGCTAATCTTAAAAATGAAAAGGGTGAAATTAAGAATATGAAACAGGCCCTAACTGTTGATGCACTTGCGACTCTCTTTTCTGCGTTCTTTGGAACTTCTACGACAACAACCTTTGTCGAAAGTTCCGCAGGAGTAAGCGTCGGTGGCCGCACAGGATTAACATCAGTTATTACAGCGATTTGTTTTCTTCCTTTTCTCTTTCTTGCTCCATTTGCACAGTCCATTCCAAGCTATGCAACGGCTCCAGTTCTTATCTTTGTTGGCATCCTCATGTTTAAGAATATCTCATCAATAAATTTCGAAAAATTTGAAGAAATGATTCCTGCATTCTTATGTATTGTACTTATTCCACTAAGCTTCTCAATTACAACGGGAATCATGTGGGGATTATTTGTTCATACTATTTTATATATTGTTGCTGGTCGTATAAAGGACTTAAGCCTTACAGAATGCTTACTTTCTATTGTTGCCGGTCTATATATAATTTTTCATTGA